The Ananas comosus cultivar F153 linkage group 7, ASM154086v1, whole genome shotgun sequence genome has a window encoding:
- the LOC109713046 gene encoding uncharacterized protein LOC109713046 isoform X1: MPKDAQSRRRGDTDNNAKIFLMIIKGIFRRYERWNPVHPTLGTFWGMGIGVGCGVGWGPGFGPEVIGYVGAGCGAGFSVGITLLGVGIGLPQNGLCQIPFNALATSTFLECARTYAVAVLQSLVRNRKESRDRFLSFKQNVQAPERVDLSKLHNAVSGSIRSTAECLGAFKNQHWPPGKVT, translated from the exons TTCCTCATGATCATAAAAGGAATATTCCGGAGGTATGAGAGGTGGAACCCTGTCCATCCCACGCTGGGCACATTCTGGGGCATGGGAATCGGCGTCGGATGCGGCGTCGGATGGGGCCCGGGGTTCGGCCCCGAAGTCATCGGCTATGTCGGCGCCGGCTGCGGCGCCGGCTTTAGCGTCGGCATCACGCTGCTCGGCGTCGGCATCGGCCTCCCGCAAAATGGCCTTTGCCAAATCCCATTCAATG CTCTTGCGACGAGCACCTTTCTGGAGTGTGCAAGAACATATGCTGTTGCTGTCCTGCAGAGCCTGGTTCGAAACAGGAAGGAGTCTCGCGACAGGTTCCTGAGCTTTAAGCAGAATGTTCAGGCACCCGAAAGGGTCGATCTTTCGAAGCTGCACAACGCCGTGTCAGGGAGCATTAGATCCACCGCGGAATGTTTAGGAGCTTTCAAGAACCAGCATTGGCCTCCTGGGAAAGTTACAtga
- the LOC109713045 gene encoding putative serine/threonine-protein kinase isoform X1, with the protein MICFSCISRSSRTSRQQIVQSDEATDIAGIENVKIFSYKELNSATENFSPGNKIGQGGFGSVYKGKLKNGSVVAIKVLSSESKQGTREFLNELSTIANIVHENLVTLYGCCVEGNRRILVYNYLENNSLAETLLGGNRSNIQFSWRTRTNICIGVARGLAFLHEEVKPHIVHRDIKASNILLDMDLTPKISDFGLAKLFPDSMTHVSTRVAGTIGYLAPEYAIHGKLTKKADIYSFGVLLLEIVSGRCNTNTRLPYEDQFLLERIWALYEHGELVNIVDTSLNGDFNPEEACRFLKVGLICTQDAPKVRPTMSTVIKMLTGETDTDMEIMKPGLISDFMDLKVRTHKPIGLNVGLP; encoded by the exons ATGATTTGTTTCTCTTGCATATCTAGAAGTAGCCGGACTTCGCGGCAGCAAATTGTTCAGAGTGATGAAG CTACAGATATTGCGGGGATTGAGAATGTGAAAATCTTTTCCTACAAGGAATTGAATAGCGCCACCGAAAACTTTTCTCCTGGTAATAAAATTGGTCAGGGTGGTTTTGGTTCCGTATACAAG GGGAAACTCAAAAATGGTTCAGTTGTTGCTATTAAGGTTCTCTCCTCCGAGTCAAAGCAAGGGACGCGAGAATTTTTGAATGAGCTTAGCACGATAGCAAATATAGTGCACGAGAATCTTGTTACCCTATATGGTTGCTGTGTCGAAGGAAATCGGAGGATTTTGGTCTACAATTATCTTGAGAATAACAGCCTCGCAGAAACTCTCCTtg GTGGAAACCGCAGCAACATCCAGTTTAGCTGGCGAACACGAACAAATATTTGCATTGGAGTCGCCCGTGGGCTCGCTTTCCTTCATGAGGAAGTCAAACCGCATATCGTGCATCGAGATATCAAAGCAAGTAATATACTTCTCGATATGGATCTCACTCCTAAAATTTCAGATTTCGGTTTAGCGAAACTCTTCCCAGATAGTATGACGCATGTGAGCACTAGAGTTGCTGGAACGAT aggTTACCTGGCGCCGGAGTATGCTATTCATGGAAAATTGACAAAGAAGGCGGATATTTACAGCTTTGGTGTTCTTCTGTTGGAAATAGTTAGCGGCAGGTGTAACACAAATACCAGATTGCCTTATGAAGATCAATTTCTTCTGGAAAGA ATATGGGCATTGTACGAGCATGGTGAGTTGGTGAATATCGTGGACACTTCCCTGAACGGCGATTTCAATCCGGAGGAAGCTTGCAGGTTCTTGAAGGTCGGCCTCATTTGCACCCAAGACGCGCCAAAAGTGAGACCCACCATGTCAACAGTCATCAAGATGCTCACCGGCGAGACCGACACCGACATGGAGATCATGAAGCCAGGCCTGATCTCGGACTTCATGGACCTAAAAGTTCGCACCCATAAACCCATTGGGCTAAATGTAGGCTTACCCTGA
- the LOC109713045 gene encoding putative serine/threonine-protein kinase isoform X2: MICFSCISRSSRTSRQQIVQSDEDIAGIENVKIFSYKELNSATENFSPGNKIGQGGFGSVYKGKLKNGSVVAIKVLSSESKQGTREFLNELSTIANIVHENLVTLYGCCVEGNRRILVYNYLENNSLAETLLGGNRSNIQFSWRTRTNICIGVARGLAFLHEEVKPHIVHRDIKASNILLDMDLTPKISDFGLAKLFPDSMTHVSTRVAGTIGYLAPEYAIHGKLTKKADIYSFGVLLLEIVSGRCNTNTRLPYEDQFLLERIWALYEHGELVNIVDTSLNGDFNPEEACRFLKVGLICTQDAPKVRPTMSTVIKMLTGETDTDMEIMKPGLISDFMDLKVRTHKPIGLNVGLP; encoded by the exons ATGATTTGTTTCTCTTGCATATCTAGAAGTAGCCGGACTTCGCGGCAGCAAATTGTTCAGAGTGATGAAG ATATTGCGGGGATTGAGAATGTGAAAATCTTTTCCTACAAGGAATTGAATAGCGCCACCGAAAACTTTTCTCCTGGTAATAAAATTGGTCAGGGTGGTTTTGGTTCCGTATACAAG GGGAAACTCAAAAATGGTTCAGTTGTTGCTATTAAGGTTCTCTCCTCCGAGTCAAAGCAAGGGACGCGAGAATTTTTGAATGAGCTTAGCACGATAGCAAATATAGTGCACGAGAATCTTGTTACCCTATATGGTTGCTGTGTCGAAGGAAATCGGAGGATTTTGGTCTACAATTATCTTGAGAATAACAGCCTCGCAGAAACTCTCCTtg GTGGAAACCGCAGCAACATCCAGTTTAGCTGGCGAACACGAACAAATATTTGCATTGGAGTCGCCCGTGGGCTCGCTTTCCTTCATGAGGAAGTCAAACCGCATATCGTGCATCGAGATATCAAAGCAAGTAATATACTTCTCGATATGGATCTCACTCCTAAAATTTCAGATTTCGGTTTAGCGAAACTCTTCCCAGATAGTATGACGCATGTGAGCACTAGAGTTGCTGGAACGAT aggTTACCTGGCGCCGGAGTATGCTATTCATGGAAAATTGACAAAGAAGGCGGATATTTACAGCTTTGGTGTTCTTCTGTTGGAAATAGTTAGCGGCAGGTGTAACACAAATACCAGATTGCCTTATGAAGATCAATTTCTTCTGGAAAGA ATATGGGCATTGTACGAGCATGGTGAGTTGGTGAATATCGTGGACACTTCCCTGAACGGCGATTTCAATCCGGAGGAAGCTTGCAGGTTCTTGAAGGTCGGCCTCATTTGCACCCAAGACGCGCCAAAAGTGAGACCCACCATGTCAACAGTCATCAAGATGCTCACCGGCGAGACCGACACCGACATGGAGATCATGAAGCCAGGCCTGATCTCGGACTTCATGGACCTAAAAGTTCGCACCCATAAACCCATTGGGCTAAATGTAGGCTTACCCTGA
- the LOC109713045 gene encoding probable leucine-rich repeat receptor-like serine/threonine-protein kinase At3g14840 isoform X3, with product MKGKLKNGSVVAIKVLSSESKQGTREFLNELSTIANIVHENLVTLYGCCVEGNRRILVYNYLENNSLAETLLGGNRSNIQFSWRTRTNICIGVARGLAFLHEEVKPHIVHRDIKASNILLDMDLTPKISDFGLAKLFPDSMTHVSTRVAGTIGYLAPEYAIHGKLTKKADIYSFGVLLLEIVSGRCNTNTRLPYEDQFLLERIWALYEHGELVNIVDTSLNGDFNPEEACRFLKVGLICTQDAPKVRPTMSTVIKMLTGETDTDMEIMKPGLISDFMDLKVRTHKPIGLNVGLP from the exons ATGAAG GGGAAACTCAAAAATGGTTCAGTTGTTGCTATTAAGGTTCTCTCCTCCGAGTCAAAGCAAGGGACGCGAGAATTTTTGAATGAGCTTAGCACGATAGCAAATATAGTGCACGAGAATCTTGTTACCCTATATGGTTGCTGTGTCGAAGGAAATCGGAGGATTTTGGTCTACAATTATCTTGAGAATAACAGCCTCGCAGAAACTCTCCTtg GTGGAAACCGCAGCAACATCCAGTTTAGCTGGCGAACACGAACAAATATTTGCATTGGAGTCGCCCGTGGGCTCGCTTTCCTTCATGAGGAAGTCAAACCGCATATCGTGCATCGAGATATCAAAGCAAGTAATATACTTCTCGATATGGATCTCACTCCTAAAATTTCAGATTTCGGTTTAGCGAAACTCTTCCCAGATAGTATGACGCATGTGAGCACTAGAGTTGCTGGAACGAT aggTTACCTGGCGCCGGAGTATGCTATTCATGGAAAATTGACAAAGAAGGCGGATATTTACAGCTTTGGTGTTCTTCTGTTGGAAATAGTTAGCGGCAGGTGTAACACAAATACCAGATTGCCTTATGAAGATCAATTTCTTCTGGAAAGA ATATGGGCATTGTACGAGCATGGTGAGTTGGTGAATATCGTGGACACTTCCCTGAACGGCGATTTCAATCCGGAGGAAGCTTGCAGGTTCTTGAAGGTCGGCCTCATTTGCACCCAAGACGCGCCAAAAGTGAGACCCACCATGTCAACAGTCATCAAGATGCTCACCGGCGAGACCGACACCGACATGGAGATCATGAAGCCAGGCCTGATCTCGGACTTCATGGACCTAAAAGTTCGCACCCATAAACCCATTGGGCTAAATGTAGGCTTACCCTGA